Proteins encoded within one genomic window of Citricoccus muralis:
- the metG gene encoding methionine--tRNA ligase codes for MSSTPDRRYYVTTAIAYPNGEPHIGHAYEYIGADAMARFKRLDGYNTYFLTGTDEHGQKMQQTAEKLGITVAELAARNSAQFKRIDDEVLGISYDRFIQTTDPDHHVTAQELWRRMEANGDIYLDRYAGWYSVRDERFFTEDETEVAEDGTRTAVETGTEVTWTEEESYFFRLSAYQDKLLELYRTNPEFAAPRYRFNEVIRFVESGLEDLSISRTSFDWGIDVPESSTGMTPSAHHVMYVWVDALSNYLTGSGFPNESYTQRWPADLHVIGKDISRFHCVFWPAFLMSAGIELPRRVIIHGFLNNRGEKMSKSLGNVVGPEEWVNQYGLDTVRYFLLREFSFGADGSYSHEAVVGRHNADLANNLGNLAQRSLSMVAKNCNTAVPTPGELTEADQGLLDAVEALLEHSRAAYEIQDFHGALEHTWSVLAKANAYFADQQPWVLRKTDTARMETVLWVTLETVRRIALLVQPVLPTAAGRLLDLLGIDADGDAGATNASGAGARSFAAWNDSLVPGAALPKPEPVFPRYEEPTE; via the coding sequence ATGAGCTCCACGCCCGACCGCCGCTACTATGTGACCACCGCGATCGCCTATCCCAATGGCGAGCCGCACATTGGTCACGCCTATGAGTACATCGGCGCCGACGCGATGGCCCGGTTCAAGCGCCTGGACGGTTACAACACCTATTTTCTGACCGGCACCGACGAGCACGGTCAGAAAATGCAGCAGACCGCCGAGAAGCTCGGGATCACCGTTGCCGAGCTGGCCGCGCGCAATTCGGCCCAGTTCAAGCGAATCGACGACGAGGTGCTGGGCATCTCCTACGACCGGTTCATCCAGACCACCGACCCCGACCACCACGTCACCGCCCAGGAGCTGTGGCGGCGGATGGAGGCTAACGGGGACATTTACCTGGACCGGTACGCCGGTTGGTATTCGGTGCGCGACGAGCGGTTCTTCACCGAAGACGAAACCGAGGTAGCCGAGGACGGCACCCGCACCGCTGTCGAGACCGGCACCGAGGTCACCTGGACCGAGGAGGAGTCCTACTTCTTCCGGCTCTCGGCCTACCAGGACAAGCTCCTGGAGCTCTACCGGACCAACCCGGAATTTGCCGCACCCCGATACCGGTTCAACGAGGTCATCCGCTTCGTCGAATCCGGTTTGGAGGACCTGTCCATCTCCCGGACCTCCTTCGACTGGGGCATCGACGTGCCCGAATCCAGCACCGGCATGACGCCGTCCGCCCATCACGTGATGTACGTATGGGTGGACGCACTGAGTAACTACCTCACCGGTTCCGGGTTCCCGAACGAGTCCTACACCCAGCGCTGGCCCGCCGACCTGCACGTCATCGGCAAAGACATCTCTCGCTTCCACTGTGTGTTCTGGCCCGCGTTCTTGATGTCGGCCGGTATTGAGTTACCGCGTCGGGTCATCATCCACGGGTTCCTCAACAACCGTGGCGAGAAGATGTCGAAGTCGCTGGGCAACGTCGTCGGACCCGAGGAATGGGTCAACCAGTACGGACTCGACACCGTGCGCTACTTCCTGCTGCGCGAGTTCAGCTTCGGCGCCGATGGCTCCTATTCGCATGAGGCCGTCGTGGGCCGGCACAACGCGGATCTGGCGAACAACCTGGGTAACCTCGCCCAGCGTTCCCTGTCCATGGTGGCCAAGAACTGCAACACGGCCGTGCCCACTCCCGGCGAGCTGACGGAGGCCGACCAGGGGCTACTGGACGCCGTCGAGGCGCTGCTGGAGCACTCCCGGGCCGCCTACGAGATCCAGGACTTCCACGGCGCGCTCGAGCACACCTGGAGCGTGCTGGCCAAGGCCAACGCCTACTTCGCCGACCAACAGCCCTGGGTGCTGCGGAAAACCGACACTGCGCGTATGGAAACCGTGCTCTGGGTGACCCTGGAAACCGTGCGTCGAATCGCCCTGCTGGTGCAACCCGTGCTGCCCACCGCCGCGGGACGCCTGCTGGACCTGCTGGGAATCGATGCCGACGGCGACGCCGGGGCAACGAACGCCTCGGGTGCCGGCGCTCGCTCCTTTGCAGCATGGAACGATTCCCTGGTTCCCGGAGCAGCACTGCCAAAGCCGGAACCGGTGTTCCCACGCTACGAAGAGCCCACCGAATAG
- a CDS encoding 3-isopropylmalate dehydrogenase translates to MSSSSHSALNLAVIGGDGIGPEVTAEALKVMRAASAAEGDAEITATEYPLGAAHWLETGETLNDETIERLRGHDAILFGAVGAAPDDTRIPSGILERDVLLKLRFTFDHGVNIRPAVLYPGVRSPLAEPGTIDFVVFREGTEGLYVGNGGVVRQGTEQEIATESSVNTAYGVERVVRAAFEFAATRERKHVTLVHKHNVLLFAGRLWNRIVHQVAAEFPQVTHDYLHVDAATIFMTTDPGRFDVIVTDNMFGDIITDLAAAVTGGIGMAASGNINIHGTAPSMFEPVHGSAPDIAGQQKADPTAAILSGALLLERYGRPGAAARIHRAVWDDVAAHAAGPSARSTAQVGDDIAAALA, encoded by the coding sequence ATGTCTTCCAGCTCACATTCCGCATTGAATCTCGCCGTCATCGGCGGCGACGGCATCGGCCCGGAAGTTACCGCAGAAGCCCTGAAAGTCATGCGAGCGGCCTCCGCTGCCGAGGGCGACGCCGAGATCACCGCCACCGAATACCCGCTGGGCGCAGCCCACTGGCTCGAGACCGGTGAAACCCTCAACGACGAGACTATCGAACGGCTCCGCGGCCACGACGCCATCCTCTTCGGCGCTGTCGGCGCGGCCCCCGACGACACCCGCATCCCCTCCGGGATCCTGGAGCGCGACGTGCTGCTGAAGCTGCGGTTCACCTTCGACCACGGCGTCAACATCCGCCCCGCCGTCCTCTACCCTGGGGTGCGTTCTCCGCTGGCCGAGCCGGGGACCATCGACTTCGTCGTCTTCCGCGAAGGCACCGAAGGCCTCTACGTAGGCAACGGCGGTGTGGTGCGTCAGGGGACTGAACAGGAAATCGCCACCGAGTCGTCCGTCAACACCGCCTACGGCGTGGAGCGGGTCGTGAGGGCCGCCTTTGAGTTTGCCGCCACCCGGGAACGCAAACACGTCACCCTGGTGCACAAGCACAACGTGCTGCTGTTCGCGGGCCGGCTCTGGAACCGGATCGTCCACCAGGTGGCCGCCGAGTTCCCGCAGGTCACCCACGACTACCTGCACGTAGACGCAGCGACCATCTTCATGACCACCGATCCGGGGCGCTTCGATGTGATCGTCACTGACAATATGTTCGGCGACATCATCACCGACCTCGCCGCCGCCGTCACCGGGGGCATCGGCATGGCCGCCTCGGGCAACATCAACATTCACGGCACCGCGCCGTCGATGTTCGAGCCCGTTCACGGCTCCGCACCCGATATTGCCGGTCAGCAGAAGGCCGATCCCACCGCCGCGATCCTCTCCGGAGCGTTGCTGCTGGAACGCTACGGCCGTCCCGGCGCTGCTGCACGCATTCACCGCGCGGTGTGGGATGACGTCGCCGCCCACGCAGCCGGTCCCTCGGCGCGCAGCACCGCGCAGGTCGGAGACGACATCGCCGCCGCCCTGGCGTAG
- a CDS encoding branched-chain amino acid aminotransferase, translated as MVTIDFEIQAHPSPLGDEARHEILSNPGFGDHFTDHMVTIDWTADLDAQAAAVASGDFLNIQGHWHNARLEPFGPISMSPASAVLHYGQEIFEGLKAYRHADGSIWTFRPEANAARLNRSARRLALPQLPEEAFLEAIRLLVAHDHQWVPDGDGESLYLRPFMIATEEFLGVRPSRTVSFRVIASPAGNYFGGELKPVSIWVSRDYARAGVGGTGVAKCGGNYAASLAPQLEAAARGHAQVLFLDPLHDNSIEELGGMNVFFVFADGRLVTPELTGTILEGVTRSSVLQIARDHGHTVEERRITLDEWKTGVASGEITEVFACGTAAVITPIGAVQDGEEIIESPAGDHAATLKIRKELLDLQTGRGEDRHQWMHRLV; from the coding sequence ATCGTGACCATCGACTTCGAGATCCAGGCCCATCCGTCCCCGCTGGGAGACGAGGCCCGTCACGAGATTCTCAGCAACCCCGGATTCGGGGACCACTTCACGGATCACATGGTGACGATTGACTGGACGGCGGACCTGGACGCCCAAGCCGCGGCCGTCGCCTCCGGGGACTTCCTCAACATTCAGGGTCACTGGCACAACGCCCGGCTCGAGCCCTTCGGGCCGATCAGCATGTCCCCGGCCTCGGCCGTGTTGCACTACGGTCAGGAGATCTTCGAGGGGCTCAAAGCCTACCGGCATGCGGATGGCTCCATCTGGACGTTCCGCCCCGAGGCCAACGCCGCCCGACTGAACCGTTCCGCCCGTCGTCTGGCGCTGCCGCAGCTGCCCGAAGAGGCGTTCCTGGAAGCCATCAGACTGCTGGTCGCCCACGACCACCAGTGGGTTCCCGACGGCGACGGCGAGTCCTTGTACTTGCGCCCGTTCATGATCGCCACGGAAGAATTCCTGGGGGTGCGGCCCTCGCGCACCGTGTCCTTCCGGGTGATCGCTTCGCCCGCCGGTAACTACTTCGGCGGCGAGCTGAAGCCGGTCTCCATCTGGGTCTCCCGCGACTACGCCCGTGCCGGGGTCGGCGGCACCGGGGTCGCCAAGTGCGGTGGCAACTACGCCGCCTCACTGGCACCCCAGCTGGAAGCGGCCGCCCGCGGCCACGCCCAGGTGCTGTTCCTGGACCCGTTGCATGACAACTCGATCGAGGAACTCGGCGGGATGAACGTGTTCTTCGTTTTCGCCGACGGACGCCTGGTCACCCCGGAACTCACCGGCACCATCCTGGAGGGCGTCACGCGTTCCTCGGTACTGCAGATCGCCCGCGATCACGGCCACACCGTGGAAGAACGCCGTATCACCCTCGACGAGTGGAAAACCGGGGTCGCCTCCGGTGAGATCACCGAGGTATTCGCCTGCGGCACCGCAGCCGTCATCACCCCCATCGGTGCGGTGCAGGATGGCGAGGAGATCATCGAATCACCCGCCGGGGATCACGCCGCCACCCTCAAAATCCGCAAGGAACTTCTTGACCTGCAGACCGGTCGCGGTGAAGACCGCCACCAGTGGATGCACCGCCTCGTCTGA
- a CDS encoding fumarylacetoacetate hydrolase family protein, giving the protein MRIARFVAQDQPAYGVVENDDSKAVEDLTLTVLQGDPFYQGVQPTNQTHTVGDVRLVAPIIPRSKIVGIGRNWADHAQELGNEVPARPLMFLKPNTSVVGHGDPVTLPSWSEEISYEAELAVVIGTICKDVPRERVKDVIFGYTVANDLTARDAQRNDNQWARAKGFDGSCPLGPWIETELDTDDVRITSHVDGELRQDGTTADMIFDVAELVATVSEAFTLLPGDVILTGTPAGVGIVDAGARIEVAVEGIGSLATVLRR; this is encoded by the coding sequence ATGCGGATAGCCCGCTTCGTGGCCCAAGACCAGCCCGCCTACGGCGTCGTCGAAAATGATGACTCCAAGGCCGTGGAGGACCTCACCCTCACCGTGCTCCAGGGAGACCCGTTCTATCAGGGCGTGCAACCGACCAACCAGACCCATACGGTCGGCGACGTGCGTCTGGTGGCTCCCATCATTCCACGCTCCAAGATCGTGGGTATCGGACGCAACTGGGCCGACCACGCCCAGGAACTCGGCAACGAGGTCCCGGCCCGTCCTTTGATGTTTCTTAAGCCCAACACCTCGGTGGTCGGACACGGCGATCCGGTCACCCTGCCCAGCTGGTCCGAGGAAATATCCTACGAAGCCGAGCTCGCCGTCGTCATCGGCACTATCTGCAAGGATGTACCGCGCGAACGCGTCAAGGACGTCATCTTCGGCTATACCGTGGCGAACGATCTTACGGCCCGCGACGCCCAGCGTAACGACAATCAGTGGGCGCGTGCCAAAGGTTTCGACGGTTCCTGCCCGCTGGGACCCTGGATCGAGACCGAACTCGACACCGATGATGTGCGCATCACCTCCCACGTCGACGGCGAACTGCGTCAGGACGGCACCACCGCCGACATGATTTTCGACGTCGCCGAGCTGGTGGCCACCGTGTCCGAAGCCTTCACCCTGCTGCCCGGTGACGTCATTCTCACCGGTACCCCCGCCGGGGTAGGCATCGTCGACGCCGGTGCTCGCATCGAGGTCGCGGTGGAAGGCATCGGCTCACTGGCCACGGTACTGCGACGCTAG
- the gltX gene encoding glutamate--tRNA ligase codes for MSQNSRPIPADIPAVPADADVRVRFCPSPTGTPHVGLIRTALFNWGWARHTGGKMIFRIEDTDAKRDSEQSYLQLLDALRWLGIDWDEGVEVGGPHEPYRQSQRAGIYQDVISKLREAGYIYESFSTPEEVEARHRAADRDPKLGYDNFDRDLTDDQRAAYRAEGREPVLRLRMPDEDITFTDTVRGEITFKAGSVPDFVVVRADGSPLYTLVNPVDDALMEITHVLRGEDLLSSTPRQIALYRALHAVGVARYMPEFGHLPYVMGQGNKKLSKRDPESNLFLHREKGFIPEGLINYLALLGWSLSADEDIFTREQFIENFDIHDVLANPARFDEKKATAINSTHIRLLDGDDFRQRLVPYLHDAGLIADPITDDEQRILTAAAPLVQERVHLLGEGAEMLAFLFRDDAEIETEQGALKGMPANLQEALTAATEALAGLEDWTIEGIESALRTALIEGLELKPRQAFGPVRTAVSGRKVSPPLFESLEILGKESTLARLQRFAQEQADAAAATA; via the coding sequence ATGAGTCAGAATTCACGCCCCATCCCTGCCGATATCCCCGCCGTCCCGGCCGATGCCGACGTGCGCGTCCGCTTCTGCCCCTCGCCCACGGGCACCCCGCACGTCGGGTTGATCCGCACCGCCTTGTTCAACTGGGGCTGGGCACGCCACACCGGCGGCAAGATGATCTTCCGCATCGAAGACACCGACGCCAAGCGCGACTCCGAGCAGTCCTACCTACAGCTGCTCGACGCGCTGCGCTGGCTCGGCATCGACTGGGATGAAGGCGTCGAGGTCGGCGGACCGCACGAGCCGTATCGTCAGTCCCAGCGCGCCGGGATCTACCAGGATGTGATCTCCAAGCTGCGCGAAGCCGGCTACATCTACGAGTCCTTCTCCACCCCGGAAGAAGTCGAAGCCCGCCACCGTGCCGCCGATCGTGATCCGAAACTGGGGTACGACAACTTCGACCGCGACCTCACCGACGACCAGCGCGCCGCCTACCGCGCCGAGGGCCGCGAGCCGGTCTTGCGTCTGCGGATGCCCGACGAGGACATCACCTTCACTGACACCGTCCGCGGCGAGATCACCTTCAAAGCCGGCTCCGTTCCGGACTTCGTGGTGGTCCGCGCCGATGGCTCCCCGCTCTACACCCTGGTCAACCCGGTCGATGACGCGCTGATGGAGATCACCCACGTGCTGCGCGGCGAAGACCTGCTCTCGTCCACCCCGCGTCAGATTGCGCTCTATCGCGCCCTACACGCCGTCGGAGTGGCCCGCTACATGCCCGAATTTGGACACTTGCCCTACGTGATGGGACAGGGGAACAAGAAACTCTCCAAACGTGATCCGGAATCGAACCTGTTCCTGCACCGCGAGAAGGGATTCATCCCCGAGGGCCTGATCAATTACCTGGCGCTGTTGGGTTGGTCACTCTCGGCGGACGAGGATATCTTCACTCGCGAGCAGTTCATCGAGAACTTCGATATCCACGACGTGCTGGCCAATCCGGCCCGGTTCGACGAGAAGAAGGCCACCGCCATCAACTCGACTCACATTCGCCTGCTCGACGGCGACGACTTCCGCCAGCGGCTCGTGCCGTACCTGCACGATGCCGGGCTCATTGCCGACCCGATCACCGACGACGAACAGCGCATCCTCACTGCCGCTGCCCCTCTGGTCCAGGAACGCGTTCACCTCTTGGGGGAGGGCGCTGAGATGCTGGCCTTCCTGTTCCGCGATGATGCCGAGATCGAGACGGAGCAGGGTGCGCTCAAGGGCATGCCCGCGAACCTGCAGGAAGCGCTGACCGCCGCCACCGAGGCATTGGCCGGACTCGAGGACTGGACCATCGAGGGCATTGAATCCGCGCTGCGCACAGCCCTGATCGAGGGCCTGGAGCTCAAACCTCGCCAGGCTTTCGGACCGGTGCGCACCGCCGTCTCCGGGCGCAAAGTCTCGCCGCCGCTCTTCGAATCACTCGAGATTCTGGGCAAGGAATCAACCTTGGCCCGCCTCCAGCGTTTCGCCCAGGAGCAGGCCGACGCCGCCGCGGCGACCGCCTGA
- a CDS encoding HAD family hydrolase, whose amino-acid sequence MIRGVLFDIDDTLIDLASAQTVTFQETIARQTGQDLMSFDPATLAEATRYFARDLDGHYDRYVAGELDFLGQRLARVRGAMDVLGRNTAPDEQLWGETYERNVRARWALFEDVAPTLTWLDEHGVPYGAVSNNVEHYQRGKLAEVGLSWDIVVGTDTAGAPKPDPAPFLEGCRLLNCAPNDVMMVGDNPIADGQGAREAGLTSVLVERPQPKSLRAAASVSAVSATAAGDRLDYATAPPGVHRITDLREIRCFVIGAETRV is encoded by the coding sequence ATGATTCGCGGTGTGCTGTTCGACATCGACGACACCTTGATCGATCTTGCTTCCGCGCAGACGGTCACCTTTCAGGAGACGATAGCGCGGCAGACAGGCCAGGATCTGATGTCGTTCGACCCGGCCACGCTGGCCGAGGCCACCCGGTACTTCGCCCGCGACCTCGACGGTCACTACGACCGCTACGTCGCCGGTGAACTGGATTTCCTCGGTCAGCGCCTGGCCCGCGTGCGAGGCGCCATGGACGTGCTCGGACGAAATACCGCTCCGGATGAGCAGTTGTGGGGTGAGACCTACGAACGCAACGTACGGGCTCGCTGGGCGCTCTTCGAGGATGTCGCACCGACCCTGACATGGCTCGACGAGCACGGGGTGCCCTATGGGGCGGTGTCCAATAACGTGGAGCATTATCAGCGGGGAAAACTGGCCGAGGTGGGGCTGTCGTGGGACATTGTCGTTGGGACCGATACCGCTGGTGCTCCCAAACCCGACCCGGCCCCCTTCCTGGAAGGATGCCGGCTGCTGAACTGTGCACCCAACGACGTGATGATGGTAGGGGACAATCCCATTGCCGACGGGCAGGGTGCACGCGAGGCCGGGCTCACCTCGGTGTTGGTCGAGCGGCCCCAACCAAAATCGCTGCGTGCAGCCGCCTCCGTCAGCGCCGTCAGCGCGACCGCAGCAGGCGATCGACTGGACTATGCAACCGCGCCACCAGGCGTGCACCGGATCACTGATCTGCGCGAAATTCGGTGTTTTGTCATCGGCGCCGAGACTCGTGTATAG
- a CDS encoding N-acetylmuramoyl-L-alanine amidase — MPNLALGFLAPAVSLTLIAGLGLPAVVSSDPPTQTTPASTTTSEETEAVTPTGQDEESISFTEVDPEALPLDAQPQSPVSASAPPEAVESVESSEPAESSAEASPETSEPAEDAASTDAEATGEPSTEVPSEVTEDQSAAEPQALSAPAPAPVDERDAADQELAETALPDEEELLAALTAPTETIDFMAAGLTWNASTTENVVEASVRVREGDQWSDWNELEIHPIDRESGVTVTKQGTEPLITNGANAIQARVLTESGDVPGGLEVTVIDPGESPTDGELAPASPALEEEPVEAELSSSVASATTAADASASIRLASSITPAESGMTRAIQASSNANVLKPAIVTRSQWGANESWAVDSAQSPKLDAMYIHHTAGTNNYSAAQAYQQIRAIYSYHARTLNWGDIGYQFLVDRYGTIYEGRRGALTSLPVGAQAGGFNTNTIGISAMGNFDVAQPPAAMVEALQKVLAWQGYRHGLKANSNTQLTSRATPGSSAKYPSGTKVTVPVILGHRDTNSTACPGRYLYPKLSSMRTNVANRIAAAEREHGPGDAVHEQMWLRSTQGVKNGTGVGASTLGWIGRGEIVTRIGTNGSWSRVQTPIGTGWLPTKQLSQWQVTLGAVMETRYTKRSTTMRVGANSKFAFRATVPDQARVEVLSRFGAWSYVTTDAGTGWIATSHLHVARWASATVMIKRSPSSSAASIGRIGRAEAVGVRGTSGSWSEVITPIGRGWMPTSQVTASKVSPGSVISTTTTNRRTTLKVGAHSSFGDRAVLANGARIQVHARVPYWSYVTTSVGTGWVATTHLK; from the coding sequence ATGCCCAACCTCGCACTCGGATTCCTCGCTCCTGCCGTCTCCCTGACACTGATCGCCGGTCTTGGCCTTCCCGCCGTGGTCTCCTCCGATCCGCCGACGCAGACCACCCCGGCATCGACCACAACGTCGGAGGAAACGGAAGCGGTCACCCCCACCGGACAAGACGAGGAATCGATCTCCTTCACGGAGGTCGACCCCGAGGCGCTGCCACTGGACGCGCAACCTCAGTCTCCAGTATCGGCATCGGCTCCTCCTGAGGCTGTCGAATCTGTAGAATCCTCGGAACCCGCCGAGTCCAGCGCGGAAGCTTCACCGGAGACGTCCGAGCCTGCGGAAGACGCCGCGTCCACAGATGCGGAGGCCACGGGTGAGCCGAGCACCGAAGTGCCCAGCGAGGTCACGGAAGATCAGTCCGCAGCCGAGCCGCAGGCACTCTCGGCTCCGGCGCCTGCCCCGGTCGACGAGCGCGACGCCGCCGATCAGGAACTGGCCGAAACGGCGCTGCCTGACGAAGAAGAGCTACTCGCAGCGCTCACCGCTCCGACCGAAACCATTGATTTCATGGCGGCCGGGCTCACCTGGAACGCCTCCACCACTGAGAATGTGGTGGAAGCCTCTGTCCGCGTGCGCGAAGGTGACCAATGGTCGGACTGGAACGAGCTAGAGATCCACCCCATCGACCGCGAATCTGGGGTCACCGTCACCAAGCAGGGCACGGAGCCACTGATCACCAATGGAGCCAATGCCATCCAGGCGCGCGTGCTCACGGAAAGCGGTGACGTCCCCGGCGGTTTGGAAGTCACCGTCATTGACCCGGGGGAGTCCCCGACCGATGGTGAACTGGCTCCGGCCTCACCAGCGTTGGAAGAAGAGCCAGTGGAAGCCGAGCTCAGTTCTTCCGTGGCGTCAGCAACCACAGCGGCGGACGCATCTGCCTCGATCCGTTTGGCCAGTTCCATCACGCCGGCAGAATCCGGAATGACACGGGCCATCCAGGCCTCGTCCAATGCGAATGTGCTCAAGCCAGCGATCGTGACGCGCAGCCAGTGGGGTGCTAACGAATCGTGGGCGGTTGATAGCGCTCAGTCACCGAAGCTGGATGCGATGTACATCCATCACACCGCGGGCACCAACAACTACTCTGCAGCCCAGGCCTACCAGCAGATTCGCGCCATTTACTCGTATCACGCGCGGACCCTGAACTGGGGCGACATCGGCTATCAGTTCTTGGTGGACCGATACGGCACCATCTATGAAGGACGTCGCGGTGCCCTGACCTCCTTGCCGGTCGGCGCCCAGGCCGGCGGATTCAACACGAATACCATCGGCATTTCTGCCATGGGCAACTTCGATGTGGCGCAGCCTCCTGCAGCCATGGTTGAGGCCCTGCAGAAGGTGCTGGCCTGGCAGGGCTATCGGCACGGTCTGAAAGCGAATTCCAACACGCAGCTGACGTCGCGTGCGACGCCGGGGTCCTCAGCCAAGTACCCTAGCGGAACCAAGGTGACGGTGCCTGTGATTCTTGGCCACCGCGACACCAACTCGACGGCGTGTCCAGGGCGCTACCTGTACCCGAAGCTTTCCTCCATGCGCACTAATGTCGCCAACCGCATCGCCGCCGCCGAGCGCGAGCATGGCCCGGGTGATGCCGTGCACGAGCAAATGTGGCTACGCTCAACGCAGGGTGTCAAAAACGGTACTGGTGTTGGCGCTTCAACTTTGGGGTGGATCGGTCGCGGTGAGATCGTGACTCGGATCGGCACTAATGGGTCCTGGTCTCGGGTTCAGACTCCCATCGGAACCGGTTGGCTGCCCACGAAGCAATTGTCCCAGTGGCAAGTCACATTGGGTGCTGTTATGGAGACCCGGTACACCAAGCGCAGCACCACCATGCGAGTGGGTGCGAATAGCAAATTCGCCTTCAGAGCCACGGTACCGGACCAAGCACGCGTCGAAGTACTCAGCCGCTTCGGAGCATGGTCATACGTCACGACGGATGCAGGTACCGGCTGGATTGCCACTTCGCACCTCCATGTCGCTCGCTGGGCATCCGCCACGGTGATGATCAAGCGCTCTCCCAGCTCCTCGGCAGCATCTATCGGCCGGATTGGTCGAGCCGAGGCGGTCGGAGTTCGCGGAACTTCAGGAAGTTGGTCGGAAGTGATCACACCGATTGGCCGGGGATGGATGCCGACCTCGCAGGTCACGGCCTCCAAAGTGTCCCCAGGATCGGTGATTTCAACCACGACAACGAACCGTCGGACCACGCTTAAGGTCGGCGCTCACAGCTCTTTCGGCGATCGTGCGGTCCTGGCGAACGGCGCACGAATCCAGGTACATGCGCGTGTGCCGTACTGGTCTTATGTGACGACCTCGGTCGGCACGGGGTGGGTCGCAACAACTCATCTGAAATAG